In Oncorhynchus masou masou isolate Uvic2021 unplaced genomic scaffold, UVic_Omas_1.1 unplaced_scaffold_1231, whole genome shotgun sequence, one DNA window encodes the following:
- the LOC135530001 gene encoding uncharacterized protein LOC135530001, translated as MQHAPDVSHGLLTANLVVVTGHSCAHGESVVTGHSCAHGESVVTGHSCAHGECVVTGHSCAHGESVVTGHSCAHGESVVTGHSCAHGESVVTGHSCAHGESVVTGHSCAHGESVVTGHSCAHGESVVTGYSCAHGESVVTGHSCAHGESVVTGHSCAHGESVVTGHSCAHGESVVTGHSCAHGESVVTGHSCAHGESVVTGHSCAHGESVVTGHSCAHGESVVTGHSCAHGESVVTGHSCAHGESVVTGHSCAHGESVVTGHSCAHGESVVTGHSCAHGESVVTGHSCAHGESVVTGHSCAHGESVVTGHSCAHGESVVTGHSCAHGESVVTGHSCAHGKVET; from the coding sequence ATGCAACACGCACCAGATGTGTCCCATGGTCTGCTAACTGCCAACCTCGTTGTAGTTACGGGACATTCATGTGCTCATGGGGAAAGTGTAGTTACGGGGCATTCATGTGCTCATGGGGAAAGTGTAGTTACGGGACATTCATGTGCTCATGGGGAATGTGTAGTTACGGGACATTCATGTGCTCATGGGGAAAGTGTAGTTACGGGGCATTCATGTGCTCATGGGGAAAGTGTAGTTACGGGACATTCATGTGCTCATGGGGAAAGTGTAGTTACGGGACATTCATGTGCTCATGGGGAAAGTGTAGTTACGGGACATTCATGTGCTCATGGGGAAAGTGTAGTTACGGGACATTCATGTGCTCATGGGGAAAGTGTAGTTACGGGATATTCATGTGCTCATGGGGAAAGTGTAGTTACGGGGCATTCATGTGCTCATGGGGAAAGTGTAGTTACGGGACATTCATGTGCTCATGGGGAAAGTGTAGTTACGGGACATTCATGTGCTCATGGGGAAAGTGTAGTTACGGGGCATTCATGTGCTCATGGGGAAAGTGTAGTTACGGGACATTCATGTGCTCATGGGGAAAGTGTAGTTACGGGGCATTCATGTGCTCATGGGGAAAGTGTAGTTACGGGACATTCATGTGCTCATGGGGAAAGTGTAGTTACGGGGCATTCATGTGCTCATGGGGAAAGTGTAGTTACGGGGCATTCATGTGCTCATGGGGAAAGTGTAGTTACGGGGCATTCATGTGCTCATGGGGAAAGTGTAGTTACGGGACATTCATGTGCTCATGGGGAAAGTGTAGTTACGGGGCATTCATGTGCTCATGGGGAAAGTGTAGTTACGGGGCATTCATGTGCTCATGGGGAAAGTGTAGTTACGGGACATTCATGTGCTCATGGGGAAAGTGTAGTTACGGGACATTCATGTGCTCATGGGGAAAGTGTAGTTACGGGACATTCATGTGCTCATGGGGAAAGTGTAGTTACGGGACATTCATGTGCTCATGGGAAAGTGGAAACG